ATGGCAGgaatagtaagtgctcagttcttattgaatgagtgaatgggatgccttttcatttattctaatCTCACATCCTTCAGAAGCACTTTAAAGTTGTCTTCATATAGTTCTTGCACAGTTTTGTTAAGTTTTTTCCTAGGGATTTTACCTTGTGACTGTTGTAAATGGGGCCTTCTCTTCTATAATAACCTTTTACTGGCTGCTGTTTGTCTATATAAAGGATATAGTTTTCTGCATATTGATTGTATAACtatctatgtttttaaatatccTTATTTGTTTGTAAGACCTTTTCATAATTCTCTTATGTTTGCCAAGCATCACTgttacttttcttaaaaatttctgGAGTTCAGTAATTAAAAAGATTGAattacaaacacaaagaaaaacagcaaacaaCTAAATTTCATTCTATCAGTGGGATTCTGTTCAGTTATGTTGAGTAAGTAATGGTATAGATGTAACCctataccttttattttctaagataaTTAGATACGGTGATTAAGGACAAAGTCAAATTCAGAACCATTTCTTTCCTCACTAGTTAGACATCATCTGTTGCCTGTGCTGCTTGCTAATTGAAAGAGATTACAGTGCTCGCTACAAGGTCCTCTTAATTGGGGGAGTGATATTTGCAATTtaaatcacaaaagaaagaaatcatctgTACATATTGACTTGCCCAAGTTCCACTGTTTTACCGCAGTGTTTGTTCAGTAAACCTTGACACATAAGTGAACTCATGCAAATGAATCCAtctgtcttcatttcttctgTCTTCATTAGATCATTATGCAGACATTAAACACCAAAAGGGGTATTAAATGATTAATTAGCCAAGTGGAGACTTCAGGTGAGCCAAAACGAGGCTCCAAAAGCAGGTACCTTTCTCTCCAGACCACTTCTTCTCTCCCACCCCCTACAGAAACATCCATAAAAGATTTAGTCAATTATTCTGGGACCACAGATACTTATTGGCAGTTACCATTCTTGCAATTCAGCACATTTTCTTGCAAGAATGTTCTATCTTTACTCCTGAGTTTTGCctaatttatattccttcttTGGTCTGCTCTGCTCAGCTAATCCTGGTCAACAAGTACAGCAGATTGGATAGAAGACAAAATTGTAAAATAGATGGTGCATTTTGAACCTCAGGCCCTTCGTTCTATGTTGTTGCCTGGACCATCTTCTCTGTGGCTGCTTCCCTACAACTCACATTGTATGGCACAGTGGTCTGTGACGTTGCCTCTTTGACTAGGCTGTGGCCATCTTGAGGATAATGGCCTTTGCTTTTTCCATCTTTGAGTTTTACTGTCTGGCTCAGGGTAGGCATTCAATATGTGCTTGACTCAATGAATGCACAAATTACTCAAATAACTGGTAGAGgaatattttctcaatttcacattattaaaattagctcttagaaaaacatttgaaatgtttttaaatgacaggTTAATTGACTAGTATCAGTTTTAAAAGTAGCCAGATCgatgcatttatattttaataatgatgaaattaaactaaaataattGAGCTTTTCTAGATTTTCAGGATTCAGCCAGAAGCCCAGGAAGCACCTGGGTTCCTTCTGGAGAAAATGACATTGTCCACCTCCCATAAGGCTGTACCCGTGCATCCTATTTTATGCAGGAAGCATGTCCTTGAAAGCTTGgagtagaaagaaaatttttatgaGTAGAAACTTACTTCTCACATGCCTGGTGTTAGTATTTTAGAGTTGCTTCTTCATGAAAATTGGACAGACCTTTAAGATAGGCACTTAAAAAAACTATGCCTCCAACTCCACATGTAAAGTTCTATaatcaaatgtttaaatatataagaTCACTCTGCATATTTAAAGAAGATGCAAAGAATCTTTTTGTTGACAAAATTGTTGGGCACATTATATCTCTTTTATATGAATGGTCATCATCTGCTATgtcattttgtttaattattaactttatttaaaaaatttataattagcCTTCTACCAACAAGAGTTTAGAGGGATTGTTTATTAAGGTGATGTCTTCAATATCAGTTGAACCTATGTATATTTCCATGAGATTTCTGgggatttctttgttttgttttaaggagtGCAGGGGAAATGCACATAGTGATAGAATTTTGTTACAGATGCTTCTGGTAAATGATGTAAAAGGTCCTGTACTTTCATGCACTTGACAAGAATTTTCATTCttgaatttcaatttttatttggtttttcataCCAAATGTAGTAGATATACACTCAGACTCCTCCTTGGCTTCTACTTTAAAAGACAATAATGACTTATGTATACAGTGTCATGAGACTGCCATGAAAAGGCAGGATTCCAATGATGGTATGCTGGGATGTTAAAGTCACAGGAGCTGGCAAACTTGAAAGCCCTGCCTTGAAGGACATTCTCCAGGCTGCTGAGGAAATAAGTAGCCTGCTGTCTGCAGCCTTCTTCCCCAAAGTACTCTGTTCTCCTCACTAGATCAGATGAGATACTATTTCTTTACctaatgtaatttcattttttcattggcTAGTGGGATAATATACTAGCAGCAGCAATTAAAAAACCTTTATGATACACATTCATAGATATTTTCAACATTATAATTAACTGTTATTAGGGAAAGTGTTAAGatgtgcaaataattttttttttaatttcactttgaAAGAGCgagtttgtttttgcattttaatatgtATCTTTGATGTTCTAGAAGTTCATTACCCCTGAAATGTGTAAGTTAATTTAGGAGAAGTTGGAAAATTGGACAATTTCCCCATCCCTACCAAGAAAATATGTTTGCAGGTAGGGGAATAACATCACAgggaattttaaaacaacatttatccTAATTAGCCTCTGGAAGGTAAATATTGACtctactcatttttatttttgaaagggaGGGTATTCTTACAGTTTTCTTACCTTCTGTTCTGACTAAAATCAAAAGATTTGAGCTCTGTCTTGCTGTATAGACATTATCTCCACAAGatctatgaaattttaaaattttgtaagtaGAGAATGAAAGATTTATGGCAGTTACCTGGAAATTCTGAGGATCAATCCTGCCTTGCCATACTGTGGCACATTCTGCAAGAATGATATGAGTGTTACATAAGCCATCATACTATGTTTTCGAAAGACAAAGAAGCCAAAGTcaataatatttttctagaaCCTGTAGAAAGCTCTCTTCTCCTTTCAGTTGGCTTCCTAACCTGAAACATACCATGAACTTTGAGTCTGCCACTGTGCTATATATGTTCATATTATCATCTAAAATTCTGTTCTAATTCCTTACTTTACAACTTTTAATTGTTCCCACTGGAGTTATAAGGAGAGAAACCAGAGAAAGTCACCCAGGAATGGCAGAAAACAAAGGGTGAATATTATTTGTACATAAGACAATTTGTACTATTTATTGTCAGCCTGGAGTGAATACCCCACCAGTGCCCATTTTCATAGCCTCTAATAGGATATCTGCCTCAGCATTTTCTGCATGTACATCtttatgaaatattctgtaaattacCATGGAAGGAGGCCATAGATATCTtttctcataaaagaaaaagtggaaagaactTCTGGGGAGGAGTCacttaaacatacacaaaatgaCATTGGCAATTCTACTCTCATTTTAATACGgcaaatgcttttcttttaacagaGGAATTCAAGGGCTCCACAGTCGTCGAGTTGATGAAGAAGGAAGGCACTACCCTGGGTCTGACGGTATCGGGAGGAATTGATAAGGATGGCAAGCCAAGAGTATCTAATCTGCGGCAAGGAGGAATTGCTGCTAGGTAACTGCCTCTTGGGGAAATCTACTGAAAGGAACACAGGGTGTaattaattcaaaaattaaagCTCCATCAAAAGTGGTCactaataaataaatgacagcTGCCATCTGCCAGGCAGCACAGGCCAGCAGAAGCACAGTGGGGCACGTTTCAGAAGCTGCTCCCCAGGTCTGCCCGCGTGGCTGTTCTAGCCTAGGCTGCAGTCACCAGGGAGGTTCTTGTGTCATCTCAGGAGCTGCCAGGCCCTCATaagattttaatttcaaaatgacCATGTGCAGCTAGTCTGTAAATGTGCCACTGAACAGCAGACAGGCTGCAGTAGGAAGGAGATGCTCCAGTCATCTAAATGTGAAACAGATGACCCATATAATGTGTATAGGGAAAGTGCCAGAGAGGGACATGGCTACCCTTGAAAGAGTGGGAGACCCAACTCTGAGTTTTcagtgaaaattttatttatcccacatcctttctccttttctaccTGTGTGGTTTTCAAGAGTTGGTTTCTGAAAGGACAGAAGACTTAGAGGAGGAGGTCTCACCTGTCTTTCTTTCCATAACTGCAAATTCCACTCGTTATTACCAAAGGCAGAATGTCCTGGATAGTGGGTAGGGGTGGACTTCCTTGAGACACATTCTAAATCTGCCTCAGAAAAAGGGGGCAGAAGATCAGGTTTCATTAAAAGTGAGGCCAAgccgggcagtggctcatgcctgtaatcccagcactttgggaggccaaggcaggtggatcacgtgaggtcaggagttcgagaccagcttgaccaacatggcgaaacccatctgtagtaaaaataaaaataaaaaaatagccagccgtagtggcacatgcctgtaatcccagctacttgggaggctgaagaagaagaatcacttgaacccaggagacggaggttgcagtgaacgaagactgtgccattgcactccagcctggacaacaggagtgaaactccatcttaaataaataaatgaatacatacatacataaataaaataaaagtgaagctAAAATACCTTAAATTCGGGCCACCAATATTCATATCCACATAATTCCAGGTTAAATCTTAGAGTTCTTGCCTCATAAAATGTCATCTGAAGTGGTGATTTCTGTGATTACTTTTAATGATCAACCTGTTTGTACAATTTATAAACTTAATCCAGTGGATTGCTCCATGATCAGAAGGTATTGTTTGTAAGGGAGGCTGGTGTGGACACAAGCACCTCAATCTGCTTTCTTTAGGTTTTTAAGAAGCCTCCTTTATTTTATAACAATCATGGCGAGTTCATGATGCTAGGGGTTCATAAGTCTCCAGAGCTTCTTTATATCTCTCCCTTAAGGCACGTGTGATGGAGGAGAGGGGTAGCATTTTCAGTTGTATTAATGCTGTAATTAAAAGTGTTACTGTGCCAGTTATGTTGAATATTAAAAATCaccaaataggccgggcgcggtggctcaggcctgtaatcccagcactttgggacgctgaggcaggcacatcacaaggtcaggagatcgagaccatcctggctaacacagtaaaaccccgtctctactaaaaaatacaaaaaactagccgggcgaggtggcgggtgcctgtagtcccagctactcgggaggctgaggcaggagaatggcgtgaacccgggaggcagagcttgcagtgagctgagatctggccagtgcactccagcttgggtgacagagcgagactccgtctcaaaaaaaaaaaaaaaaatcaccaaatcgTCACTATTTAAGGCACTACCATTTTGTAGGTagtaaatcaaaataattaaagatgAGATCCCTGCCCTAAAGGGGTTCACAGTCTATTAGTGGAGATAAGGCATAAAAATCATGAAACATTTGGGAGCAAAAATGGCATTGCATGATAGCAAAAAGCAACAGCACAGAAGTTATTACAGAGCATTAGGTGGTTAAGTTGACATAAGTGTCAGTAAAGTGAGGTAAGGGCCATGCACGTACTGCAGACTGGGGCAGATTAGGAGGCTCTTTGAAGGAGGAATGATTGGAGCtggatttatatataaaataaatgcattagcTATTTCTATTTTGGGAGAAAATGTTGTTGAAGGTCCTTATCAGTGACATGAATTTTAACTCCTATTATTGATCTTGCTACCTTCTCTTGGTTTAGAAACAGAGTTTGACTAAAGTCCAAGAGCAGCCAATATTCTGTTATGGTGGTATAGAGAGACAAGAATGTTACTGAAAGCCAATATTTGCATTGTGATTTCTCCTTCACCAATACTCTTCTTATCAATCCTGCTGTAagcaataaataacaaaataaactgaCCCTTTCCTTAGTCCTGGTCAAACTCCCAGTGAAGTTATTGAAAGCTGTGAAATGTACAAAAGGCAGGCAGCAAAAATGAGAAGGATTGAGAATAAAAAGATGTGTGTTATATCTAGGATCTGGATCCCATCCCAGAGAACCAACTGGTTTAgggcaaagaacttaaaaaaaaaaaaaatgcttctcttaattttgttttatggtgcttttaaaaataaaagaggtgaaaaggaaaaaatcagaGATAGTGGCAGATTCAGAGCAGGACTTCCAAGGTATCACAGGCTGCATGAGTGAAAGGGATCCCTGGTTCTCATCTGACTTCAGCTGTACTCTTACCCTTAAGGGCCCACCATCTCCTAGGAGGCAGGGACTTCTGCTGTCAGCCTTCTAGGCTTGCTTCTCCACTTGCATGCTTACTCATGAAGGGAAAGTGGAAATATAGTCAGACTGGCCTGTGGAGAGGGTGAGTCTGCTGAAACAACATTGTCTGTTTTGCAGAAGTGACCAGCTGGATGTGGGTGACTACATCAAAGCAGTGAATGGAATCAACCTGGCCAAATTCCGCCATGATGAGATCATCAGCTTGCTGAAGAATGTGGGAGAAAGAGTGGTTCTTGAAGTAGAGTATGAGCTTCCGCCGGTCTGTaagtacagtagtcccccttatccacagaggatacattccaagacccccagtgggtgCCTAAAACTTCTCATAATACCAAACCCTATAtacattgggtttttttttctatacatacatacttacaataaagtttaattgataaattaggcacagtgagacattaacaacaataactggctgggagcagtggctcacgtctataattccagcactttgggaggccgaggcaggaggattgcttgagtccagcagttcaagaccagcctgggcaacatggcaaagccccacctctacaaaaaatagaaaaattagctgggcatggtggtacacacctgtagcaCCAGTTACTCAAGGCTACTTGAGCATTAGgcggagcatcacttgagcccaagatgttgaggctacagtgagacatgatcgcgccactgccatccagcctgggggacatagcaaggccctgtctcaagaaatacacacacagaacATTAATAAAGTGAAACAATTATATCAATATGCCAATctcactactcttgtgctttcagccattattaagtaaaataagggttccTTGAACACACATACTGCaagggctaggtgtggtggcgtatgcctgtaatcccagcactttggaaagctgaggcaggagaatcacttgaagccaggagttgaagaccagcctgggcaacagaatgagaccttgtttctaccaaaaaaaaaaaaaaagattagtcgggcatggtggcatatgcctgtagtcccagctacttgggaggctgaggcagaaggatcccttgagcccagaaggtcgagactgcagtgagctatgattgtgtcatggcattccagcctaggtgacagagcaagaccctgtcttgaaaaaaaaaaaaaaaaaatacagcaagaaCACAACAGCCAATCTGATACCAAAGACAGCCGTGGCTGCAAAGTGACTAAGGCAGGTAGTGTAAACAGTGTGAATGTGCCAGACACATCCAGATGAATAGAGCAGACAGTGTGAGATTATCATCACACTGCTCCTAacagcacacaatttaaaacttaggaatgatttatttctggaattgtctacttaatattttcagactgcagttAATTgggggtaactgaaaccacagaaaataaaactgcagaTAAGGAGGAATTGCTATAATCATAACCCAGAGGAAGAACAGCTGCACCACAGTTTTTCCTAGGCAAAATcagcttcttaattttttttttttgtttgtttgttttttttttttttaattcttcagcTAAAAGAGCGGAAGAGGTGATTTATTTTAGGGTTGTTACACTCGGCCACAAACACAGAAATAGTCCAGAATGTCACAAGTCCAGGGCAGAGGACCAACATGGGCAGTTTTGTTTATGAGCAAGGTGGGTCTCAGAGGTGATCGGCGATCAGAGGGCGATGAAGTTCTAGATCCATTGAGACAAGCTCTAGACAGTAGCATGCAGTCCCACAACTTGTACCAGCATCCCCAGCGCCTGGCATTCCATGTTTCTGCTCCTGTGGCCTCCACGATGCAACAAGCTAGCGGTTTACTTGGACCTCtgcctcatctttcttcttttgcgCTTCAGCCTGCGCATTCGCTTCTTCCTCCACTTGGCTCTCATGGCGCAGAGGTTTCcagaataatataatataacataagAAAGTTACTTATGCTTTCTATGTcttagtttccacatctgtaaaatgggaatattattAGTTCCTACTCATAGATTTGTTAAGAGGATTAACTGAGTTAGTATTTGGAAATGCCTGGTGCTATCAAAGTTTTCAATAAAAAGGCAATCAACACTACAAGATAggcattttttctcattttacaatgCCTGGATTCAATATCTGAATCCGGGCtgcctgactccaaagtccatATGCATATTCATTGTGAGGTATACTGATATATGATTGCTGCCCTGCGTTTATGCTGTTCTAGCACCACCTCTCCTATTATTAGCTATGAATATGGATGTTACCCTGAGATAGCTTTTTGCTCTTCCATACTAATGAGAACTCAGGTTGATTATGAAGAGTTGGTAGAATTCGTTTGTTCAGCAATaacttattgagcatttactatgttccAGCCACCACTACGTACTAGGAGCCTGGGGGACATGAGTAGAGTTTATATTATAGCAAAAGACAGgtaacaaaataaaaccataataaataagtaaattatatagtatGAATACTATGAATCCTATGGGAAAAAGCAGTGCAAGGAGAGGGATTGGGAGTGCTGGGATCAGGGTTTGAATGCAATTGCAAATAGAGTGGTTAGGACAGCATCATTGAGAATGTGAGATTAGTCAGTGACTtgtgaaggaggtgagggagttaGTTGTACGGATTTCTGGGGGAAGAGAGTTCCAGGAAGAATGAATAGTCATTGCTAAGACCAAAAGGTGGGAATATACTTAGGGTTGTTATAGAAACATTAAGGAGGACAGTGTGGCTATAGCAGAATGAGCAGTAAGAGAATTAGGAAGTGGGATCAGAAATGGAAGGGGGTGGGGCATTTTTGTAGGTCATTGGGAGGACGTTAAGTTTTTCTCTGAATGATACAGGAAGTCACTATATGGTTTGgggcagaggagtgacatgatgtGATTTATGTTTTCAGAGGCTCTCTGGATACTGTGTTGACAATAGACTATAAGAGACCAGGGTAGAAGCTGGGAGATGAGCTGGAGAGCAGTTATAGTGATCCATGTGAGAGATGACGATGGAGACAGTGAAAAGCAGTCAGATTCCAGATCTGTTTTGGAGGATTGCCTAATGGATTTGATGTGAGTTGTGCAGAAAAAGAGGAGTCAAAGTTAACCCCAAGGTTTTGAGCATGAGCAGCTGGAAGGACAGAGTATCCATTAACAGGAGTGGATAAGAATGTGGGTAGAGCTGATTTGTGAGGGAAGGATCAGCAGTTCATTGCTTGAAATACTACATTTGAGATGCCTATTTGACATGCAAGAGGAAATGTCGAGACCTGAAGATATGATTTGGAGTTTGAAGAAAGATCTGGACTGTAAATATACATTTGAGAGTAATGAGAATATAGACGGTGTTCAAAGCTTGGGGACCAGATTAGAGGACTCAGGAAGCATGTGCATAATCAGTCACAAGTTCGTATTCTTCACATAAAATCTAACACCAAAGATTTAGTAGTCATTTTGTAACAAAATCAATTTAAGACTATGTTCACAAACCTTGctacattttttcatttcagcAAGGCTAGGCAATAAAATAGAGTGTAAAGGCTTGGACTGTGTCAGTAGTTAAATGGCAACTTTGCTCATTTCtgtctttgtgaccttgggcatgttatTTAAATTCTCTCAGCCTTCGGTTTCTAATCTATAAAATAGCTATAGTAGTTGCAGGATTTTTTGTAATGATTCAATGTTATAATCCCATAATCATTGTTGAGACCATTTCAAACAGTTTGTCAGTAACTAATATTAGccattattaccattattatacTGAAATGGTATATAATTATACCATTATTATACTGTGTTTTTTTGAACTTTACATGAGTCAGTTTGCTTTGAAATCTCTCTCTCAAACCATTGCCAAAGACATAAGAGAAACCAGATATCTagattatacatttatattcctctgggccTATCAATAAAAGGCAACCCCTTCCTAAAACAAACTCTAAGTATAGTTTTTAGGCAAAGGCCAATAGAAGATTTGTCCACTGTTATGGGTGATTCAGAACTAGGAGCTTCTAGGAAGGCTTGAAGAAGGTCATCCCAGCCAGGTGGAAAGAGGAATATTTCAGACAAAGGGTGCGGCAAGAAGGGAAGATGACAGCCCAGTGCACAGGTTAAACTACAGATAGGGAAAGACAGACGGGGCTGGATGTGGttgctgacacctgtaatcctagcattttgggaggccaaggcaggtggatcacttgaggtcaggagttcgagaccagcctggccaacatggagaaaccccgtctctactaaaaatacaaaaattagccaggatggtggtgggtgtcagtaatcccagctatttgagaggctgaggtaggagaattgcttgaatctgggaggtggaggttgcggtgagccaagattgtggcaccgtactccagcctgggcaacagagcaagactccatctcaaaaaaaaagaaaaaaaaaaaaagaaggaaagaaagaaagagagggctTGGAGATAGATGAGGCCAATGAGGCACACAAGGACCAAATGAGGGCCTTATAAGCCATATTGATGGAGCTTGGCATCCAGTGGGCCATGAGGAGCTCTTAAAGGGGAATGGCATCATAAGATCTGAGTGTTTAGATTTATCATTATAGGAGGCCAAATAGAGAAAAGACCAGAGGCTACAAGCCCAAAGGCTGTTACGATTTTCCAAAAGAGAAGTGAGACCCTAAATAAACATAGCATTAGTAGAGTTAGAGTAGAAGATGGATATCAGAAATGTTTAGGAGTTAAAACCTATCGTGACTTGGTGATTACGCAGTACCATCTTTTTCTCCCTCATACAATAAAGTTGATGGAAAAGGGGGGAAATATGTTTAAACACACAAGTGTGAATTGTTTTGATGGAAATCAAAAGAGGTCTACTCTCCAAGAATGATCTCTGTCTCTTTCTATTATGTTTGAAGAAAGTATTAAGATACTTGAGTTCAGAGTGGTTGAAGGGATTAATTAGTTCACCTTTCACTTAGCTGGGACTGCTAGAGCAGAAACAGGCCATCCACAGCTGAAGGTCTGTAAGGAGAACTGACTGCTGAAAGACAAGCCACCCAAGGCCAAGACTGGTAGCTCTCTCAGGATCACAGCAGTTTGAGGCTCAGCCAATCACAGAGTTCAGAAAgaaccaggagagagagagagagagacagagagagagagagagagagagagagagagagagaggagggagggagggagggagagagagagagggagagagagagagagagagagagagagagagagagagagagagagagagagagagagagagtgtaaTGTGATAGAAGAAAACTGGTTTGACCTTGGCCCTTTCTGAGATTCAgtttctttatgaaaataaaatgattggtCTACATAAGCTCTAAAGctctttctgattttaaaattatgtgatcCTTCGAGACTGTAGAGAGACTATTACCAACCTGTATcttagatatatatgtattaaaagttggtcgaggctgggtgtggtggcttacacctgtaatcctacctagcactttgggaggcggatgcaggaggatcccttgagcccaggagttcaagaccaccctgggcaacacagaaagaccctgtctcaattaaaaataaataaataataaaaataaaaagttggtctAGAGCGGTGCCTTCACATTTTTTTGGTCACTTAAGTCTTAAAGAATTTTGAAATGTTACATAATTCTCATCCATTTTTAGTTAACACCTAAAATTATCATAAGCATAAATAGTTAGAAAGGATGCAATTCCTAgcatattatttgttttatatgtctttaaattctgttttcatgTAAACCTTAGAGCTACAGATTTACCTCATGGGCATTTAATGGAAAACAGTTTGCCTTATAATCTGATTGGCAAAGGCAGTCTTCACTGTTAATCCATTAGCTAACTCAGATGAGCTTCCTATCATAAGGAGTCATTTTAAACTCAAAGAAATATGTTAAAGCATGCCCCTGTGACAGTCCTCTGACTTCTCAGTTCTGACATAGacagatggtggtggtggtggtggtggtggtggtggtggtggtggtggtggtagtgaggaggaggaggagagagggagaaagataaTCTCAGGTCTTCTCCATGTGGTTTACTCTGGGATTCAGTCTGAGGGAGCAGCAGCTACCTGGAGGAAGCTCTTCCTGGGGCAATGGCAGAGGGAAAACAGGGCAAGCGCAGCCATGTAAGTGCAATTCCAGCCTCTGCTTGTGCCTCTTAACAACCTAGTGGCAAAAGTAAGTCACATGGGCAAGTGCAGCATAATGAGGTAGGAACATTCACAAC
The Rhinopithecus roxellana isolate Shanxi Qingling chromosome 10, ASM756505v1, whole genome shotgun sequence DNA segment above includes these coding regions:
- the LOC115899967 gene encoding 60S ribosomal protein L41, with amino-acid sequence MRAKWRKKRMRRLKRKRRKMRQRSK